Proteins encoded by one window of Gouania willdenowi chromosome 4, fGouWil2.1, whole genome shotgun sequence:
- the cldn34a gene encoding claudin-34, with protein sequence MLFLAHTAHCQFLGLIVGFLAWILTLTTAGLNEWRLWYVSDKSVVTSGVAWVGIWRTCFYSHAMPKIENCQSISVSADFLPVEIPVAQVLMTLAVICGLGGNIGGALAMRMAYFSVDDRRSIRLHFVLAGLLYLLTATLSLVPLVWNMTSVLNNSTIDFPPEFQLPAAPVSQKIGSAIGVGMMASIMMLLSGMVFLCYQYVWHTVRSESPTDPMNSSLVATALSHPSETFKHDRSRGGVDNPAFHIEEIS encoded by the coding sequence ATGCTTTTCCTGGCTCATACAGCTCACTGCCAGTTCCTGGGTCTGATCGTTGGGTTCCTGGCCTGGATCCTCACTCTGACCACGGCCGGCCTCAACGAGTGGCGTCTGTGGTATGTTTCTGACAAGTCGGTTGTGACCTCGGGCGTGGCCTGGGTGGGCATCTGGAGGACTTGTTTCTACAGCCACGCCATGCCTAAGATTGAGAACTGTCAGAGCATCAGTGTCTCCGCTGACTTTTTACCAGTGGAGATCCCAGTTGCTCAGGTGCTGATGACACTGGCGGTCATTTGTGGTTTGGGGGGCAACATTGGAGGTGCGCTAGCGATGAGGATGGCCTACTTCTCTGTGGACGATCGCAGATCCATCAGGCTGCACTTTGTGCTGGCTGGGCTTTTGTATTTACTCACAGCCACTTTGTCCTTGGTTCCTCTGGTGTGGAACATGACTTCTGTTCTCAACAACAGCACCATTGACTTTCCTCCAGAGTTTCAACTCCCTGCTGCTCCTGTCAGCCAGAAAATTGGTTCAGCCATAGGGGTGGGCATGATGGCTTCCATCATGATGCTTTTGAGTGGTATGGTTTTCCTTTGCTACCAGTACGTTTGGCATACTGTGAGATCAGAATCGCCAACGGACCCAATGAATAGTTCCTTGGTAGCAACAGCACTGTCTCATCCATCTGAAACATTCAAACATGACAGATCTAGAGGAGGAGTGGACAACCCAGCCTTTCACATTGAAGAAATCTCTTGA
- the cldn33b gene encoding putative claudin-24, with amino-acid sequence MDRCGSALELLGMLVYIGAWLSALATTIMPQWLTMSTSLLPVESYELGLWETCVVQDVGGMECRAYDSLLGLSRNLKLARILMCTALAVGMLGIIVAIPGLHLIDSCNPTKRTFIVTAGVLGIISGVLCLIPVSYMAHLAVVHFFDDKVPDVVPRWEFGDALFCGWVAGFLLIVAGMLMASSSSSCSQVEAPPPQQHSYQVIGTNVTFKTRTEYV; translated from the coding sequence ATGGACAGGTGCGGCAGCGCTCTGGAGCTGCTCGGGATGCTGGTCTATATTGGAGCTTGGCTGTCAGCTCTAGCCACCACCATAATGCCTCAGTGGCTGACCATGTCCACCTCCCTGCTGCCTGTGGAGAGCTACGAGCTGGGTCTGTGGGAGACCTGTGTGGTCCAGGACGTTGGGGGCATGGAGTGCAGGGCCTATGACAGCCTGCTGGGCCTCTCCAGAAACCTTAAACTGGCCCGCATCCTAATGTGCACAGCTCTTGCTGTGGGAATGCTGGGAATTATTGTGGCCATACCTGGACTTCACTTGATAGACAGCTGCAATCCAACCAAGAGGACCTTCATAGTCACAGCAGGGGTGCTCGGGATCATTTCCGGCGTGCTGTGTCTGATCCCCGTGTCCTACATGGCTCATTTAGCAGTGGTACACTTCTTTGATGATAAAGTACCTGATGTGGTGCCTCGATGGGAGTTTGGGGATGCCTTGTTCTGTGGTTGGGTGGCAGGGTTCCTCCTCATCGTGGCCGGGATGCTGATggcgtcctcctcctcctcgtgctCCCAGGtggaagctccgcctcctcagCAACACAGCTACCAGGTGATTGGCACCAACGTTACCTTTAAGACACGCACAGAGTACGTTTGA